Below is a window of Tolypothrix bouteillei VB521301 DNA.
CTGGCGTAAGGCTTGTGTGGCTAGTGTTTGCTCAACAATCGGCCAGAGACGAGAAACCGTATGTTGGAGCAGTGCCACTTCATGGGGATACCACTCTCGAACTGTCCTGGTATTAATGGCAAGAACTGACACCCAACGCCCTCGATCGATGCAGGGAACGCCGACAAAGGCACGAATGTCTCGCTGGGCATAATTATGCGAGAAAGGGGCGGTGTAGGGATGGGTGGCTACATCTGAAACAACAGCGGGTTGACCGGCATGGTAGCGGTCTACCAGATCTGGTAGCAGGAATTCTGACAAGCGATAAGCTCCAACAACGCTTGGAATGTCCTCTTGTCGCCGCCAGTCTTGCTTGACGAGCGATACATCCTCTTGCAAATTCACTTCGTGCCACACGCAGCGATCGACGTTGAGATACTTGCCCAAACTGCTTACCGCTTCCCACACCATCGCATCTGCATCAGAAAGTTGCCGCAACCGCAAATCAAGTTCGTTCAGGAATTGCTCGTTAAGTTCGGCTAATTTGCGCTCAGTTACATCTCGTGCGGTAGCATAACGTATGTTATGCTCGGGGGATATAACTGCTGTCCAGGATAGCCACTTGTACGATCCATCCTTACAGCAATAACGGTTTTCAAAGATAGCTACAGGATTTCCCGCCTCAAATCGTTCAGATGCTATGCGAGTTGCCTCAACATCCTCAGGATGAACAAAGCTGAGAAAAGGTTGCGCCATCAGTTCTGTTTGGGTATAGCCCAGCACTCTCTCCCATGCAGGGTTAAGTTGCCTGAAGTAACCATCTAGGTTGGTGAGGGCAATCATGTCGTTGGACACCGTAAAGAAGCAATTGCGTTCTTCTTCTGATCGTTTGCTTTCTGTAATGTCAAAAACGATGCCGCTACAACATACCGCTTGTCCGCCTTTGTTGTAAAAAAAACGTCCATAGGTCTTAAGCCATCTCAATTGCCCATTATCTGCACGAATAATGCGATACTCAAGATTGAAAAGTTCATGCTCCCGTCTGGCGTGTTCCTCAATTTGCTTGACTCGCTCTACATCTTCTAGATAAATTCGGCTGCGCCACATCTCAATGGTTGCTTCTCCACCAGCAACAAACTCATACCCGAGTAATTTAAAATGTTGCGCTGACCACACCCCTTTTCCCGTTGACAAATCCATATTCCAAGCAGCCATCCCTGCTCCTTCAATGGCAATGCTTAAATATTCATTGATTGCTGGGTGTTCTCTGTTGAGTCCGCTTAGCCATAAAGCGTTACCAACAAAAGCAAAACAAAACGCTGTCAGCATCAGCAAACTCTTCAGAATGCTGATGTCCAAAGTCCAGCCAATTAGGACAAGGCAACCAACACTGGCAACAAACGCTGCTGTCATTTTAGCTCCCTTCTTAGAGAAGGGAAAATAGTAACGCAAAATCAATAGTTTCAGCCTACTACCTATCATTAATCTAGTGACTTTCCCATAAGCAGGTAAAAATTTAGTTATTTACCTCGATCCTAGCTCTGTTTTTTCAGCTTATTTCACATCCTTAATAATGTTGCGAATAGTTGTTTCTTGAGCTTCAATACTCTCAGTCAGTTTGAATTGGACAAGTGCTCTTGTTAAGTTGTGTTCTGGATGCTTGACTTTAAAGTAGATATTTCCTGCTAAATAGTCAGCAAAAAACCTTAACCCTAATTCAAAGGAAATGAGACGAATTGCGTCGTACATATAGACGTAATCCTTCTCAAGGAGAAACGCTTTAGCTACAGAGAGATATCCCTGGAGAATTCCCTGACATAAATCTGTATCAAAATAAACCCTTTCCCATTCCTCGGTTTCTTCTCCAGATGGATTGCACCCAGAGCGCAAACAGTCCCCAATGTCATAATGTACGAGACCGGGTTTAACGGTATCCAAGTCGATCGTGCTGGCAGCTAGCTGTGTTTTTGTATCAAATAACACGTTATTGATTTTGGGATCGCCATGCATGAGACGCATTGGTAACTCACCCGTTGCTTTAGCCTTTTCTAAGACTTCTGCCCAAAGCTGGCGATCGCTAACGAACTGCAAGCAATATTGAACTTCAGGTGATTTCTGGGTATGAGTTGTTGCCAAAACTCGATGGTAATGTTGCAGATAAAGGGGGGTAATGTGAAACCCTTCTAGGGTATCAGCTAGTTTTTCAGGGGGTAAGTCGCTGATGAGGTTGTGAAACATACCCAAGGCATAGCCGATTTCTTTGGCTTGTTCCAAATTTTGCATGGTATCAAAAGACTGCGTACCTTCAATAAAGGTAATAGCCCGCCAGAATGACCCGTTGGCTTCCCTCCAGTAATCCCGTGCATCTTTTGTTACCAGTAATCGAGGCACTTCCCAACGACGATTGAGGGGGTTGCGTTGCAAGCGATCGCGAACGTGCTCTGTAAAAGTACGCATATTCTGCACGATCAGTTCTGGTTGACGGAACACCTGCGTGTTGATCCTTTGCAAGACAAAGTGCTTTTCCTCTGGAGAATCAAGAGTTACTAGAAACGTATCATTAATATTGCCACTGCCAAGCACTTGAATACCCATCACCTTACCTTTCAAGGCGAATTGGTCAGCAATGGCAGTTAAATTATTATCTGTGTCTCGTTTTTCTATCATAGTGGGGTGGAATTTCTGCTCTGCACTGTTATAGCTGTTAGCATCTACTTCATGTACCGGAACTTTGCAGTACTTCTAACAAACTCTTTAACATTAAGTAAGATGAAGTCGCTCCTGGATCTTGATGTCCGATACTCCGCTCTCCTAAATAACTCGCCCGTCCCTTTTTAGCCTGCATGGGAGTTGTGTCCTGCATTCCCCGTTTACCTGCAGCGACAGCTTCCTCCATTGCTTGGATAGAATTCTTACCCTCACCTATAGCTTGTTGAAAAGCTGCGACAGATGGAGAGAGTACATCCACCATCGTTTTGTCTCCGAGTTGCGCCTTACCTCTTTGAACAACACCATCTAAACCCGCTTGTAAAATTGCCAGCAGATCCCTATCGCTAAGTTCCTCTTTGCCAGCAACAGCTGTACTTGCTCTTAAAAAGAGAGTGCCATATAGAGGTCCGCTTGCACCACCAACCGACGAAATGAGGGTCATGCTAACGGTTTTCAAAAGACTGCCAATATCCTTATCTGCTACAGTTGGTAACTGAGCGATCGCGGATTTAAATCCGCGATCCATATTAATACCGTGGTCCGCATCACCAATTGCTGCATCTAATTCTGTCAAATAATCCTTATTCTTCTCCAGTTCCTCAGTAAAGCGCTGCAACCATTCTAAAATTTGCTGTTTTGTAACCATAGCTCAAACTCCCCACTGCAAACTTGGTGTTTTTACAGGTGCATCCCACAAGCGAATCATTTCATCATTGACTTTTAATAAACTTATAGAGCAACCTTGCATCTCTAAAGAAGTTATATAAGATCCAATCAGGTTGCGTACAATATGCAATCCCTTCTTTTTGCAGATTTCCGCAAGTTTGCGATAAACAAGATACAGTTCGCTGAGGGGAGTCCCACCCATACCATTGACAAAAGCTAGAACGCGATCCCCATGCTGAAAAACGGGGTCGATGAGTTCTACATCTGCCCATTCACCTTTCTCTTCATCCCATTCCCGCACTGTACGGCTGTAAGGCGTATCCTCAATAATAGAGATAGCGAGCATTTCTGTTATCTCATCTACGGATGCAAAAGCTCTGCGCTCTCTTCCCGGTTCGCCGTGGATACCAATACCCATTTCTATTTCGCGATCGCCCAGTTCAAAAGTGGGTGTCCCTTTAGCAGGAACGGTGCAAGAACTGAGTGCGATCCCCATACTACGACCATTTAAATTGACTTGGCGACACAAATCGACAACTTGTTGCAAATCGTATCCTTGTTGTGCCGCTGCACCACCAATTTTTTCTGCCAATACAGTTGTCCCTACACCTCGGCGTCCCTGTGTGTATAAGCTATCTTTAACTGCTACATCATCATCTATAAGAATATTTAGCACTCGGATACCCTCACTCCGGGCTAACTCCGTTGCCATTTCAAAGTTCATGACATCTCCACTGTAGTTCTTCACGATGTAAAGGATACCCGCTCCTCCATCGACTTTCTTAGCTGCTGCTAGCATTTGGTCGGGGGTAGGAGAAGTAAAAACCTCTCCAGGACAAGCAGCATCTAACATTCCCATACCTACAAACCCTGCGTGCATCGGTTCGTGACCGCTACCTCCACCAGAAATAATGGCGACTTTCCCCGGTATGGGTGCATCTACTCTGTAGACAAAAGTAGGGTCACACTCAACTTTGATGAGATCGGGATAGGCGATCGCCATTCCTTCTAAACTTTCACGGACAAAATCTTCAGGTTTATTAATAAGTTTTTTCACGGTTTAGCTATTCTTTATTTAGAGGTTGCTACAACCCAGAATAGATCGTTCTTGCTCTTTGGTTAATTGTGAGAACTTTATGAAATTCTGTAACAGTCAGGGATTTTCATTAAGAAATGTTGCTGATAATTAATCCCTTTGTTACCTTATCCCTATGTAGTTGGGTCTGATAAATACTCGTATTTAGCAGAGGTGTTATTCATGGTCATTGTCTTATGGAACGGGCGGAGTCGCTCGTTCATTCCCGAGAGAGCGGGCGAGGACACCCACTTTACGGATAGTTAGGGTGAGTGAGATTGTGCAAGTTAAAAATTCCTAGCTCAATCCTGACATATTGCCTCTCCAACTCAAATTTCGATACTGTCTAACTGGATAAGTATCTAAAGTCTTAAGAATGCGTTAAGACTCGCAAGATTTCTCCTAAGTGTCTTGCTGTTAGCGGTTTTGTACAACAACTTACAGCGCTTCGCACCTCAATGGAGTACACCCAGACCAACCCGAACCTTAGCAAGGGGAGGGCACTTAATGCGGGCGAGTGGGGTCTTTCCGTACTTCATCAAATGGAAATTTGCTGTATATCCAGATTGCAAGTATTGTCTATCTCTCTCTACAACAAGTGCATTGTTTGAGAAATTTTTAATTTGCAAAGCAAGCACTAACGAGAGTGAGATTTTAACTTTGTAGGTTTTAACTATGAATATTCAAGGGAAAACAGTTCTGATTACTGGAGCCTCACGAGGTATTGGGCGAGCGATCGCTATTGAATTTGCAAAGCAAGGAGTCAAATGCCTGCTTGTGGTTGCTAGAGATGCGACTCGATTGGCTGAAGTGGCTTCTGAAATAGAAATGCTTGGTGTAAAAGCACACACCATGGCTTTAGATTTATCTCAAGTTGTGGAAGTGAATATTGCGATCGCTCAAGCTTGGCGGAATTACGGTCCTATTGACGTACTTGTCAATTGTGCTGGAGTCGCTCATCAAACCCCTTTCCTCAACTCTCAATTGTCTAAAGTGCAAGCAGAAATATCTGTGAATCTTATTGGGATGTATACTATGACTCGTCTGGTAGCGCGACGCATGGCAGTACAGCGTTCGGGAACTATTGTTAATGTTTCTAGTTTGATGGGTAAAGTTGCTGCACCAACAATGGCAACCTATTCTGCTACAAAATTTGCGATTCTAGGCTTCACGCAGGCTTTGCGAGGTGAGCTAGCACCATACAATATTCGGGTTGCTGCTTTATTGCCGTCTTTAACCGACACTGATATGGTGAGGGATTTAGAGTGGTTTCGCTGGGTGATACCTATGACTCCCCAACAGGTGGCTCAAGCACTTGTTAGAGGTCTGCAAAGAGATTCACCTGAAATCTTGGTAGGCTGGCAAAGTCATATTGCTGTATTGTGCGATCGTCTCGCCCCTTGGTTGTTAGAAAAGGTTTTACAAATGGCATCTCCCCTGTCGCAAGCAAAACAAGTGCGCCATCAAACATGGAGGAACGCTAGGTAAGCCTGCTATCTTCTTACCTAAGGGCTCCCGGCACTTTATCGTTCAAGTTGAATATCGGACAATTTTGTCCGATACTGTCATTATGAAAGGGAGTGAGTTCATCAAAAAGGTGAAAAAGTTAGCTAGAGAGCGTGGTATCAAAGCATACGTTGAGAAAAA
It encodes the following:
- a CDS encoding phosphotransferase enzyme family protein, with amino-acid sequence MIEKRDTDNNLTAIADQFALKGKVMGIQVLGSGNINDTFLVTLDSPEEKHFVLQRINTQVFRQPELIVQNMRTFTEHVRDRLQRNPLNRRWEVPRLLVTKDARDYWREANGSFWRAITFIEGTQSFDTMQNLEQAKEIGYALGMFHNLISDLPPEKLADTLEGFHITPLYLQHYHRVLATTHTQKSPEVQYCLQFVSDRQLWAEVLEKAKATGELPMRLMHGDPKINNVLFDTKTQLAASTIDLDTVKPGLVHYDIGDCLRSGCNPSGEETEEWERVYFDTDLCQGILQGYLSVAKAFLLEKDYVYMYDAIRLISFELGLRFFADYLAGNIYFKVKHPEHNLTRALVQFKLTESIEAQETTIRNIIKDVK
- the dhaL gene encoding dihydroxyacetone kinase subunit DhaL translates to MVTKQQILEWLQRFTEELEKNKDYLTELDAAIGDADHGINMDRGFKSAIAQLPTVADKDIGSLLKTVSMTLISSVGGASGPLYGTLFLRASTAVAGKEELSDRDLLAILQAGLDGVVQRGKAQLGDKTMVDVLSPSVAAFQQAIGEGKNSIQAMEEAVAAGKRGMQDTTPMQAKKGRASYLGERSIGHQDPGATSSYLMLKSLLEVLQSSGT
- the dhaK gene encoding dihydroxyacetone kinase subunit DhaK; the protein is MKKLINKPEDFVRESLEGMAIAYPDLIKVECDPTFVYRVDAPIPGKVAIISGGGSGHEPMHAGFVGMGMLDAACPGEVFTSPTPDQMLAAAKKVDGGAGILYIVKNYSGDVMNFEMATELARSEGIRVLNILIDDDVAVKDSLYTQGRRGVGTTVLAEKIGGAAAQQGYDLQQVVDLCRQVNLNGRSMGIALSSCTVPAKGTPTFELGDREIEMGIGIHGEPGRERRAFASVDEITEMLAISIIEDTPYSRTVREWDEEKGEWADVELIDPVFQHGDRVLAFVNGMGGTPLSELYLVYRKLAEICKKKGLHIVRNLIGSYITSLEMQGCSISLLKVNDEMIRLWDAPVKTPSLQWGV
- a CDS encoding SDR family NAD(P)-dependent oxidoreductase; the encoded protein is MNIQGKTVLITGASRGIGRAIAIEFAKQGVKCLLVVARDATRLAEVASEIEMLGVKAHTMALDLSQVVEVNIAIAQAWRNYGPIDVLVNCAGVAHQTPFLNSQLSKVQAEISVNLIGMYTMTRLVARRMAVQRSGTIVNVSSLMGKVAAPTMATYSATKFAILGFTQALRGELAPYNIRVAALLPSLTDTDMVRDLEWFRWVIPMTPQQVAQALVRGLQRDSPEILVGWQSHIAVLCDRLAPWLLEKVLQMASPLSQAKQVRHQTWRNAR